In Fibrobacter sp. UWB10, a single window of DNA contains:
- a CDS encoding FecR domain-containing protein, with protein MGEVFLYRNSEKQVVKSSEPTPGLKKAKNVKEGDNIETLLESEVIVALPDGGSFSIQENTFVAITKLSFENGENNFETVVKKGSMKFDVQKQANNKSKFKFKTGNSTAAIRGTDGFVGVSNSCSIASLATGNLDFTPDENQNMTSITGGQTIVYCKKGLLILELASSGNSQLFNALDTLLSNTSISLDSLQKAIHEKDKQISKRINEQKSKIKCSITALPDTVYSPKQTIKATCTKGTHVRIFDQPIRSNGSEISINVDWEPTEVGQKKFPVTCFFDGDNSTSFQCGLVTTYYAPNPNESTSKAPLTITSGTPLEVCDPAMATVEGTFDTTDLQANLTVSLGKYTSANLIPLSAKGQFTHSIPVSDKNGNWDEKNIYVNYTSSTNGKYKETIPLKVIKSCKTVNLLPPKLTLSVNKCKASLSLDQSKGDKSIYTFFVDNVIQKESYFENDSKFTQNLTQGVHLYTFQVEDLAGNKDKISKTLECFPPIKTAKIRFDNGDIELLPRVPSPPDKRTIPRSFGFSVTGLPQNDPIYIKQIVISQPGKQNQILRGTDLQSNHIDQQVNIPYGTTKIKVTVTLKSGEILEKPKTYGVP; from the coding sequence GTGGGTGAAGTATTCCTTTACCGCAATTCTGAAAAGCAGGTGGTAAAGTCTTCTGAACCGACTCCAGGCCTTAAAAAAGCCAAAAACGTCAAGGAAGGCGACAACATCGAAACCCTTTTGGAATCCGAAGTCATCGTCGCACTCCCCGACGGCGGTTCCTTCAGCATTCAGGAAAACACCTTTGTCGCCATCACGAAGCTTTCTTTTGAAAACGGCGAAAACAATTTTGAAACCGTCGTCAAAAAAGGCAGCATGAAGTTCGACGTGCAAAAGCAGGCGAACAACAAGAGCAAATTCAAGTTCAAGACCGGCAACTCCACCGCCGCCATCCGAGGTACAGACGGCTTTGTGGGCGTATCGAACAGCTGCTCCATTGCATCTCTTGCAACCGGAAATCTTGACTTTACCCCCGACGAAAATCAAAACATGACCTCTATTACAGGTGGTCAGACTATTGTTTATTGTAAAAAGGGACTTCTCATTCTCGAACTTGCCTCGTCGGGAAATTCGCAACTCTTTAACGCCCTCGACACGCTCCTGAGCAACACCTCTATTTCCCTTGATTCGCTCCAGAAAGCCATTCACGAAAAAGACAAGCAAATTTCGAAGCGCATAAACGAACAAAAAAGCAAGATTAAATGTTCCATTACCGCACTCCCCGACACGGTCTATTCTCCGAAACAGACCATCAAGGCAACCTGCACCAAGGGAACACACGTCCGCATTTTTGACCAGCCAATCCGTTCCAATGGTTCTGAAATCAGCATCAACGTCGACTGGGAACCCACCGAAGTCGGTCAAAAGAAATTCCCCGTCACCTGTTTCTTTGATGGAGATAATTCAACCTCATTCCAGTGCGGACTCGTAACAACCTATTACGCCCCAAATCCGAACGAATCTACTTCAAAAGCGCCCCTAACCATCACATCAGGAACTCCGCTAGAAGTTTGCGACCCAGCAATGGCCACAGTCGAAGGAACATTTGACACAACCGACCTGCAAGCAAATCTCACGGTTTCGCTCGGCAAATACACTTCGGCAAACCTTATACCGCTAAGCGCAAAAGGACAATTTACGCATTCAATTCCCGTGTCCGATAAAAACGGGAACTGGGACGAAAAAAATATCTATGTGAACTACACATCGTCTACCAACGGCAAGTACAAAGAAACCATACCGCTTAAGGTTATCAAGAGTTGCAAGACCGTAAACCTGTTGCCTCCTAAATTAACGCTTTCTGTAAACAAGTGCAAAGCATCGCTTTCTCTTGATCAAAGCAAAGGAGACAAATCTATTTATACCTTCTTCGTTGACAATGTCATCCAAAAGGAATCTTACTTCGAAAACGACAGCAAGTTTACCCAAAATTTGACTCAGGGTGTACATCTTTATACATTCCAGGTTGAAGATCTTGCCGGAAACAAGGACAAAATCAGCAAGACTCTTGAATGCTTCCCGCCCATCAAGACTGCCAAAATCCGCTTCGACAATGGCGACATTGAACTTCTTCCGCGTGTGCCGTCTCCGCCAGACAAACGAACCATTCCTAGATCTTTTGGCTTCTCGGTCACAGGGCTTCCGCAAAACGACCCGATTTACATCAAGCAAATCGTGATTTCGCAACCCGGTAAGCAGAACCAGATACTTCGCGGTACGGATTTACAGTCAAACCATATTGACCAACAGGTCAACATCCCCTACGGCACGACCAAAATCAAGGTAACAGTCACTTTAAAGAGCGGCGAAATTCTTGAAAAACCCAAAACATACGGGGTCCCGTAA
- the ybeY gene encoding rRNA maturation RNase YbeY: MPDPASRKKKYNIEFLCEGDIEAFPYKDKFEKMARKLLAEEGKEKDVNIVLCTDEFVRTMNRDYRGLDKVTDVLSFEWKNELGVEIPEDEAMLGEIYIAREQVRRQAPEYGNTFYAEMKRVIVHGLLHLSGYDHIKAADRKVMRKRECEFLGLDPYKEGA, encoded by the coding sequence ATGCCAGACCCTGCTAGTCGAAAGAAGAAGTATAATATCGAGTTCCTTTGCGAGGGGGACATCGAGGCTTTTCCGTATAAGGACAAGTTCGAAAAGATGGCTCGCAAGCTCCTTGCCGAAGAAGGCAAGGAAAAAGACGTGAATATCGTGCTCTGCACCGACGAGTTCGTGCGCACCATGAACCGCGACTATCGCGGTCTCGACAAGGTGACCGACGTTCTTTCGTTTGAATGGAAAAACGAACTTGGAGTCGAAATCCCTGAAGATGAGGCCATGCTCGGCGAAATCTACATCGCCCGTGAGCAGGTGCGCCGCCAGGCTCCCGAATACGGCAACACGTTTTACGCCGAAATGAAGCGCGTGATTGTACACGGGCTTTTGCACCTTTCGGGCTACGACCACATCAAGGCCGCTGACCGTAAGGTCATGCGCAAGCGTGAATGCGAATTCCTGGGACTTGACCCGTACAAGGAAGGTGCCTAA
- a CDS encoding hemolysin family protein: protein MESSESYAVAFLVVFVLTSFSFSLIKAAFSAIYAKRDARDREGREEVVASLVELPGFNETISIGRIFCNVGAGVLGFYLFQMIPWNWVQDYWFLAFAAYLVVACIGIYTITVFLANLLGNLKPDTFAVVLIPLFKFIRLPFALPAKICHLLFVKILKVLGYDSKLSFLPEERRDAVQAQADLSDEADPDAEGLEQEERQMILNIFDFVETPVREIMTPRVDMCAVEAGTPLEELVKVLNTERHSRLPVYKETVDNIVGILSNRDFLEWYTEHRDEPFDIMKLVMPPVFVPYHKKIDDMLTELRKTGNQLAIVVDEYGGTAGLVTLEDILEEIVGEIKDEDDVDEDEDVQRLKDGRFILDPIMTLSDLEYKLGVELEAPENSHVETLSGLIQATLGIIPSPGAEVTIKGYTFRVLKMDGTRMEKVLMIQPGKGKTKNIKAVPRTQAFKVV, encoded by the coding sequence ATGGAATCTTCTGAAAGTTACGCCGTCGCGTTCCTAGTTGTTTTTGTCCTGACATCGTTCTCGTTTTCGCTGATCAAGGCTGCTTTTAGCGCCATTTATGCCAAGCGTGACGCTCGTGACCGTGAAGGTCGCGAAGAGGTGGTTGCATCCCTGGTGGAACTGCCGGGCTTTAACGAGACGATTTCGATCGGTCGCATCTTCTGTAACGTGGGTGCGGGCGTTCTGGGCTTTTACCTGTTCCAGATGATTCCCTGGAACTGGGTGCAGGACTACTGGTTCCTGGCTTTTGCCGCTTACCTGGTGGTCGCATGCATCGGCATTTACACCATTACGGTGTTCTTGGCGAACCTGCTCGGGAACTTGAAGCCGGACACTTTTGCAGTGGTGCTGATTCCGCTGTTCAAGTTCATTCGACTCCCGTTTGCGCTGCCGGCAAAGATTTGCCACCTGCTCTTTGTCAAGATTCTGAAGGTCTTGGGCTACGATTCCAAGTTGAGCTTCTTGCCTGAAGAACGCCGCGACGCTGTGCAGGCTCAGGCCGACCTTTCGGATGAGGCTGACCCCGATGCCGAAGGCCTGGAACAAGAAGAACGCCAGATGATTTTGAACATCTTCGACTTCGTGGAAACTCCGGTGCGCGAAATCATGACGCCGCGTGTGGACATGTGCGCCGTCGAAGCCGGTACTCCGCTTGAAGAATTGGTGAAGGTCTTGAATACCGAACGCCATTCCCGCTTGCCGGTGTACAAGGAAACCGTCGATAACATTGTCGGTATTCTTTCGAACCGTGACTTCTTGGAATGGTACACTGAACACCGCGACGAACCGTTTGATATCATGAAGCTTGTGATGCCGCCGGTATTCGTGCCTTACCACAAGAAGATTGACGACATGCTCACCGAATTGCGCAAGACGGGTAACCAGCTCGCCATCGTGGTGGATGAATATGGCGGAACCGCTGGCCTTGTCACGCTCGAAGACATTCTCGAAGAAATCGTGGGCGAAATCAAGGACGAAGATGACGTGGACGAAGATGAAGACGTGCAACGCCTTAAGGATGGCCGCTTCATTCTCGACCCGATTATGACGCTTTCCGATTTGGAATACAAGCTCGGCGTGGAACTCGAAGCTCCCGAAAATTCCCATGTGGAAACGCTTTCGGGCCTGATTCAGGCAACACTCGGCATCATTCCGTCTCCTGGCGCCGAAGTCACCATCAAGGGGTACACTTTCCGCGTGCTCAAGATGGACGGTACCCGCATGGAAAAGGTGCTCATGATCCAGCCCGGCAAGGGCAAGACCAAGAACATCAAGGCTGTGCCCCGCACACAAGCGTTCAAAGTCGTGTAG
- the asd gene encoding archaetidylserine decarboxylase (Phosphatidylserine decarboxylase is synthesized as a single chain precursor. Generation of the pyruvoyl active site from a Ser is coupled to cleavage of a Gly-Ser bond between the larger (beta) and smaller (alpha chains). It is an integral membrane protein.) — translation MNTAFYVFMKLLPKNAASRAFGALTRLKLPVISKAMRNAFASYYKLNMEESEFPIDHYANIGELFIRRLKPGMRPIADSEIVSPVDGVLSQTATFDEKQELIQAKGKTYTLKDLLRDEEMAARFEGGAFATIYLAPFNYHRIHSPVKGEVVDASYCPGTLWPVNVGSVERVEGLFCINERLTSHLRLDDGSEMLVVKVGATNVGRIGVAYTDELLVNAGKLPRNCKRYDWKPAQKITVEKGGELGRFEMGSTVILVVDKKIRERNPGLFQSRVGTAVKVGEAL, via the coding sequence ATGAATACTGCTTTTTATGTCTTTATGAAGTTGTTGCCGAAGAATGCCGCTAGCCGTGCCTTCGGTGCTTTGACTCGCCTCAAGTTGCCCGTGATTTCGAAGGCAATGCGCAATGCTTTTGCGAGTTACTACAAGCTGAACATGGAAGAATCGGAATTCCCGATTGATCATTACGCAAACATTGGTGAACTTTTTATCCGCAGGCTCAAGCCGGGAATGCGCCCGATTGCTGATTCCGAAATCGTGTCGCCGGTGGACGGAGTGCTTTCGCAGACGGCGACGTTCGACGAAAAGCAGGAATTGATTCAGGCCAAGGGCAAGACTTACACGCTCAAGGACCTGCTTCGCGACGAAGAAATGGCTGCCCGCTTTGAAGGTGGCGCCTTCGCAACGATTTACCTTGCTCCGTTCAACTACCACCGCATTCATAGCCCCGTGAAGGGCGAGGTGGTGGATGCGAGCTACTGCCCGGGTACACTTTGGCCGGTGAATGTCGGCAGCGTGGAACGCGTAGAAGGCCTGTTCTGCATCAACGAACGCCTTACGAGCCACTTGCGCTTGGACGACGGTTCCGAAATGCTGGTGGTGAAGGTCGGAGCCACGAACGTGGGCCGTATCGGGGTTGCCTACACGGACGAACTCTTGGTGAATGCGGGCAAGCTCCCGCGCAACTGCAAGCGCTACGACTGGAAACCCGCTCAGAAAATCACCGTGGAAAAGGGTGGCGAACTTGGCCGCTTCGAAATGGGCAGCACCGTGATCCTCGTGGTCGACAAGAAAATCCGCGAAAGGAATCCGGGACTCTTCCAGAGCCGCGTAGGAACTGCCGTGAAGGTGGGCGAGGCCCTCTAA
- a CDS encoding right-handed parallel beta-helix repeat-containing protein, which yields MKNSVLFSIIALTTVLTYAQEPSALGQGTPLSGSVHGFIKVDQSPYTVTGDITVEPNQVLVIEPGVKLQFAPGTGLYVKGQFVAAGLGDDEVVFTSAASNSQNGDWKGIFITGSEPSEIRGSIIIGAANGIVIENSAASILSSKIKETSNRGVYAKNSKVTISGTQFTKNNGAAVHIDSYSDANIFDVYFADNNVALYNAPLAITEVTSANFEKNSYAVLNMANNHLSFTNSQVKNNKVGASSADVLDKGVIESIGGNETEFKKDYNGVAQALPASPEIPGIESRPINAKDKIADLFAQKEANENKADSTQKPWSLIGSVSLDNHYHHIKTRKVHGERTSNSFEVPGFGTDASIYLLMQSTDGKSIEFNGDISANTWNYFSPNPITLTYTDSYHKFVLGDFTQTGGDLYMTSLPIFGIGYTLSLLKNNANQPVLELNGFFGENRKPYLIGDRHPDIYKNYIEDGEAQAQRLAYGGSVKWAPLRHFDISLGAIYADDEIHDPLLRDGGSRTTITSEPLQQSLTLYADGNWLFYPGDIELNGQIAVGRADTADVFRERAINKVFTQAGISTTSMAKLRQLMINENKINSLSAEELEEIFGGNTTLTRPQMRDSLRTLIREAKTLKKNYDSDRDEDRVMGLNWGSQNFAFGASLYWNIYKTSISTHLKYIGEDFYSAGSPDQLSDTREFGANIKQIITDFWTLNFGYALNIENAAKDGKNNLFGLGEGTQWGLYSNDNSKWFDEHELDYDRTKYIQNWTLGNDFKIGKNIDVNVGYNLEYRTQYRPYQLRGNYILEDGIYKDDWFAARMGNATTEIVDGETITEVDAARWAQYTGLWGEEYLASKFQERIYKNTWNLDLSVKAFNTTFRAGGRWTLRTDDSKFYKDDLIKGMNLSNTTWAKLGYYFGGADYFEHAYPLSATTNLNNIQNHFGFTPRFKNYERNDMTEREFTIDDEFEIPFRNRFLILGLSAEFRYLNTDWEENGKSEDETEMDVLGNINLRVNHTKRLSSEWYTGAAYYHRPDNLSDEYKDIYGGVRVNYVF from the coding sequence ATGAAAAACAGCGTCCTTTTTTCAATTATCGCCCTAACGACCGTTTTGACATACGCCCAGGAACCGTCCGCTTTAGGACAAGGAACGCCACTAAGCGGTTCTGTCCACGGATTTATCAAAGTTGACCAATCTCCATATACCGTCACCGGAGATATCACCGTTGAGCCAAACCAGGTTCTCGTTATAGAACCGGGCGTCAAGCTTCAATTCGCTCCAGGAACAGGTCTTTATGTCAAAGGCCAGTTTGTTGCGGCTGGTTTAGGAGACGATGAAGTCGTATTCACTTCAGCAGCGAGCAATTCACAAAACGGAGACTGGAAGGGAATCTTTATTACCGGTAGCGAGCCTTCTGAAATCAGAGGTTCCATTATCATTGGTGCTGCAAACGGCATTGTCATTGAAAATAGTGCAGCCAGTATTCTGTCTAGCAAAATCAAAGAAACATCGAACCGCGGCGTATACGCCAAGAATTCAAAGGTGACAATCAGCGGAACGCAGTTCACCAAGAACAACGGTGCCGCAGTCCATATTGACAGTTACAGCGATGCCAACATTTTCGATGTTTATTTCGCCGACAATAACGTCGCCCTTTACAACGCCCCGCTCGCCATTACAGAAGTAACTTCGGCAAACTTTGAAAAGAACTCGTATGCCGTTTTGAACATGGCTAACAACCACTTGTCTTTCACCAACAGCCAAGTAAAGAACAACAAAGTGGGAGCAAGTTCCGCAGACGTTTTGGATAAAGGCGTCATTGAAAGCATTGGAGGAAACGAAACCGAATTCAAGAAGGATTACAACGGTGTCGCACAGGCACTCCCTGCAAGTCCTGAAATTCCAGGCATCGAAAGCCGCCCGATTAATGCTAAGGATAAAATCGCAGACTTATTTGCACAAAAAGAGGCAAACGAAAACAAAGCGGATTCCACACAAAAGCCTTGGAGCCTTATCGGTAGCGTTTCTCTCGACAACCACTACCATCACATAAAGACCCGCAAGGTGCATGGAGAACGCACCTCGAACAGCTTCGAAGTTCCCGGTTTTGGAACAGACGCGAGCATTTATCTTTTGATGCAATCGACCGACGGCAAGTCCATTGAATTCAACGGAGACATTTCCGCCAACACTTGGAACTATTTCTCGCCGAATCCGATTACGCTGACCTACACTGACAGCTACCACAAATTTGTGTTGGGTGACTTTACTCAAACCGGCGGTGACCTCTACATGACTTCGCTCCCGATCTTTGGTATCGGCTACACGCTATCACTCCTCAAGAATAACGCCAACCAGCCTGTGTTAGAATTGAACGGATTCTTTGGAGAAAACCGCAAGCCCTATTTGATTGGAGACCGCCACCCCGATATTTACAAGAACTATATAGAAGATGGTGAAGCCCAGGCACAACGCCTTGCTTACGGAGGATCTGTCAAATGGGCTCCCCTTCGCCACTTTGACATTAGCTTAGGCGCCATTTACGCCGATGATGAAATTCACGATCCGCTCCTACGCGATGGCGGAAGCCGCACCACCATTACAAGCGAGCCCTTACAACAATCGCTCACTTTGTACGCCGACGGAAATTGGCTATTCTACCCCGGCGATATCGAACTGAACGGACAAATTGCTGTTGGCCGTGCCGACACCGCCGACGTTTTCAGGGAACGCGCAATCAACAAGGTGTTTACCCAAGCCGGAATCAGCACGACATCGATGGCGAAGCTCCGTCAACTGATGATAAACGAAAACAAAATCAATTCGCTTTCGGCAGAAGAACTTGAAGAAATCTTTGGCGGTAATACCACTTTGACTCGTCCGCAAATGCGCGATTCCTTGCGTACTTTGATTCGCGAAGCCAAGACGCTAAAGAAGAACTACGACAGTGACCGTGACGAAGACCGCGTAATGGGTCTCAATTGGGGCAGTCAGAATTTCGCCTTCGGAGCTTCGCTCTACTGGAACATTTACAAGACATCGATTTCCACCCACCTCAAATATATTGGTGAAGACTTCTACAGCGCAGGTTCTCCGGATCAGCTTTCGGACACTCGTGAATTCGGCGCCAACATCAAGCAAATTATCACAGACTTCTGGACGCTTAACTTTGGGTACGCCCTTAATATCGAGAATGCCGCAAAAGATGGCAAAAACAATCTCTTTGGCCTTGGCGAAGGAACCCAATGGGGACTTTACAGCAACGACAATTCCAAATGGTTCGACGAACACGAACTGGATTATGACCGAACCAAATACATTCAGAACTGGACTTTGGGAAACGATTTCAAAATTGGAAAAAACATCGACGTGAATGTCGGATACAATCTGGAATACCGCACCCAGTACCGTCCCTACCAACTCCGTGGTAACTATATTCTGGAAGACGGTATTTATAAAGATGATTGGTTTGCCGCACGCATGGGCAACGCAACAACCGAAATCGTTGACGGAGAAACGATTACCGAAGTGGACGCTGCACGCTGGGCTCAGTACACGGGACTTTGGGGCGAAGAATATCTCGCTTCTAAATTCCAGGAAAGAATCTACAAGAACACATGGAACTTGGACCTTTCTGTCAAGGCTTTCAATACCACGTTCAGAGCCGGCGGACGTTGGACTCTCCGCACCGACGATTCCAAGTTCTATAAAGACGACTTGATTAAAGGCATGAATCTTTCGAATACAACTTGGGCTAAGCTGGGTTACTATTTTGGCGGCGCAGACTACTTTGAACACGCTTACCCACTTTCGGCAACAACCAATTTGAATAATATTCAGAATCACTTTGGTTTTACTCCCCGCTTTAAGAACTACGAACGCAACGACATGACCGAACGGGAATTCACAATTGACGATGAATTCGAAATTCCGTTCCGGAATCGATTCCTGATTCTCGGCCTTTCCGCTGAATTCCGTTACCTGAACACAGATTGGGAAGAGAACGGCAAAAGCGAAGACGAAACCGAAATGGACGTGTTGGGCAACATAAACCTGCGAGTAAACCACACCAAGCGTTTGAGCTCGGAATGGTATACGGGTGCAGCCTATTACCACCGCCCGGATAACTTGAGTGACGAATACAAGGATATTTACGGCGGTGTCCGCGTAAATTACGTGTTCTAA
- a CDS encoding DNA topoisomerase IV subunit B — MAAAKYTEDSIRTLEWNEHIRERPGMYIGKLGDGNSPDDGIYVLVKEIIDNSIDEFVMGAGKQIIIDIEDHSARVRDFGRGIPLGKVIDCVSKINTGGKYDSEAFQKSVGLNGVGTKAVNALSTKFIVRSFRDGRVKEAEFSKGKLVREEREKNTTEKNGTEIYFEPDASIFKNFRFLPGYMEEKVWNYAYLNNGLSLVMNGKTYNSPNGLLDLLQNHVDDSIRYPVAHFKANDIEVAFTHGNQYGEHYYSFVNGQHTTQGGTHQQAFREGIVKGARDHFKKDLDPADVRNCIIGAISVRIQEPVFESQTKTKLGSTTVAPGGAQLRTWIVDYVASQLDNYLHKNPETEKALLNRITQNERERKEIAGIKKLANDRAKKANLHNRKLRDCKIHLTDVKNQLNRETMIFITEGDSASGSITKARNVQTQAVFSLRGKPLNSFGMTKKVVYENEEFNLLQHALDIENGLENLRYDKVIIATDADVDGMHIRLLLMTFFLQFFPELVEQKHLFILQTPLFRVRNKQVTKYCYDETERDRAAKEIGKTGLEITRFKGLGEISPEEFGQFIGEDMRLETVVLPPDASFGKMLAYYMGNNTPQRQDHIVQNLRAEAVEEL, encoded by the coding sequence ATGGCAGCAGCAAAGTATACCGAAGACAGCATTAGAACACTGGAATGGAACGAACATATCCGCGAACGTCCGGGTATGTACATCGGCAAGCTCGGCGACGGCAACAGCCCCGACGACGGCATTTATGTGCTGGTTAAGGAAATTATCGACAACTCCATCGACGAATTCGTGATGGGTGCCGGTAAGCAGATTATCATAGACATTGAAGACCACAGCGCCCGCGTGCGCGACTTTGGCCGCGGTATTCCGCTCGGCAAGGTCATCGACTGCGTATCGAAGATTAACACCGGTGGTAAGTACGACTCCGAAGCCTTCCAGAAGTCGGTAGGTTTGAACGGTGTGGGTACCAAGGCGGTGAACGCGCTTTCGACCAAGTTTATCGTCAGGAGTTTCCGCGACGGCCGCGTGAAGGAAGCCGAATTCAGCAAGGGCAAGCTTGTCCGCGAAGAACGCGAAAAGAATACGACCGAAAAGAACGGTACCGAAATCTACTTTGAACCGGATGCCAGCATTTTCAAGAATTTCCGATTCCTGCCGGGCTACATGGAAGAAAAGGTCTGGAACTACGCCTACCTGAACAACGGCCTTTCGCTGGTGATGAACGGCAAGACCTACAACAGCCCGAACGGGCTCCTGGACCTGTTGCAGAACCATGTGGACGATTCTATCCGCTACCCGGTGGCCCATTTTAAGGCAAACGACATCGAAGTCGCCTTTACCCACGGCAACCAGTACGGCGAACACTACTACAGCTTTGTGAACGGTCAGCACACCACGCAGGGCGGTACACACCAGCAGGCCTTCCGTGAAGGCATCGTGAAGGGTGCCCGCGACCACTTCAAGAAGGACTTGGACCCGGCCGACGTGCGCAACTGCATTATCGGCGCCATTTCCGTGCGCATTCAGGAACCGGTTTTCGAATCGCAGACCAAGACCAAGCTCGGTTCGACGACGGTCGCTCCGGGTGGCGCCCAACTGCGTACCTGGATTGTGGATTACGTCGCCTCGCAGCTCGACAACTACCTGCACAAGAATCCGGAAACCGAAAAGGCCCTTTTAAACCGCATTACGCAGAACGAACGTGAACGCAAGGAAATCGCGGGCATCAAGAAGCTTGCGAACGACCGTGCGAAAAAGGCGAACCTGCACAACCGCAAACTCCGCGACTGCAAAATTCACCTGACCGACGTCAAGAATCAGTTGAACCGCGAAACCATGATCTTCATTACCGAAGGTGACTCTGCTTCGGGTTCTATTACCAAGGCTCGCAACGTGCAGACGCAGGCCGTGTTCAGCTTGCGCGGTAAGCCGCTCAACAGCTTCGGCATGACCAAGAAGGTCGTGTACGAAAACGAGGAATTCAACCTACTGCAGCACGCTCTCGATATCGAAAACGGTCTCGAGAACCTCCGCTACGACAAGGTGATTATCGCAACCGATGCTGATGTGGACGGCATGCACATTCGTCTGCTCTTGATGACCTTCTTCTTGCAGTTCTTCCCCGAACTCGTGGAACAGAAGCACCTGTTCATTCTGCAGACGCCGCTTTTCCGCGTGCGTAACAAACAGGTGACCAAGTACTGCTACGACGAAACGGAACGCGACAGAGCCGCCAAGGAAATCGGCAAGACCGGCCTCGAAATCACTCGATTCAAAGGTCTCGGCGAAATTTCTCCGGAAGAATTCGGCCAGTTCATCGGCGAAGACATGCGCCTTGAAACGGTGGTGCTTCCACCCGATGCCTCGTTCGGCAAGATGCTCGCCTACTACATGGGCAACAACACGCCGCAGCGTCAGGACCACATCGTGCAGAACCTCCGCGCCGAAGCAGTGGAAGAGCTGTAG
- a CDS encoding FISUMP domain-containing protein, whose translation MKIFNALALSILLALLAACGDESSSSVSPEPGDGSSSSVIPASSGDLQSSSSQKSSGKDKSSSSIEEKSSSSVSGKNSSSSVVESNSSEEFHLCENGDNVTAEGLKTITHYICENNNWVVVYTVRKDSLDSLAAIEKNKEHPNLDSLFAGYRGEYLEFEDPRDGHKYKYVEFIWHSEDGKGRDTFYVMAENLNYGKMVLGGATKFDDKVTEKLCYVDDEWFCDNHFGGLYTWAEAMNLPKVCDSVAVDSNDACKSFANAVKSVSDPRVVRWQGICPDGWHIMNQYEWAHTTKNSSSLRSKAVWEKNAGSNSSGMAIIPTGEWVRGKDFSGIHEFVNYWMPTELNQKNAKNIFFSSVSQSLDSDGNSGGKNMFEPVRCVMDANNTLTH comes from the coding sequence GTGAAGATTTTTAACGCTTTGGCTCTGTCCATTCTCCTAGCCCTGCTCGCAGCATGTGGCGATGAATCCTCTTCTTCTGTTTCGCCGGAACCGGGCGACGGTTCTTCGTCTTCTGTCATCCCCGCCTCGAGCGGGGATCTCCAATCCTCGTCTTCTCAAAAGAGTTCCGGCAAGGATAAGTCTTCTTCCTCGATTGAAGAGAAATCCTCTAGTTCCGTAAGCGGTAAGAATAGCAGTTCGTCGGTGGTTGAGTCGAATAGTAGCGAGGAATTTCATCTTTGCGAAAATGGGGATAATGTGACTGCTGAGGGTTTGAAGACTATCACGCACTATATTTGTGAGAACAATAACTGGGTTGTCGTATACACAGTTCGAAAAGATTCCCTCGATTCTCTCGCTGCAATTGAAAAAAATAAGGAACACCCTAATTTGGATAGCCTTTTTGCTGGCTATCGTGGAGAATATCTAGAGTTTGAAGACCCTCGAGACGGTCATAAGTACAAGTATGTTGAGTTTATTTGGCATTCCGAGGATGGTAAGGGAAGGGATACCTTCTATGTGATGGCCGAAAACTTGAATTACGGTAAAATGGTATTGGGCGGAGCAACGAAATTTGACGACAAAGTGACAGAAAAACTATGCTACGTAGATGACGAATGGTTCTGCGATAACCATTTTGGCGGTCTTTACACTTGGGCCGAGGCAATGAATTTACCCAAGGTTTGCGATTCTGTTGCCGTGGACAGTAATGACGCGTGCAAGAGTTTTGCAAATGCTGTCAAGAGCGTTAGCGATCCTCGGGTAGTCCGTTGGCAAGGAATTTGCCCGGACGGTTGGCATATTATGAATCAGTACGAATGGGCGCATACTACAAAAAATTCTAGTAGTCTCCGTTCTAAGGCTGTATGGGAAAAAAATGCTGGTTCAAATAGTTCTGGCATGGCGATTATTCCAACTGGAGAATGGGTTAGAGGGAAGGATTTTTCCGGAATCCATGAATTTGTTAATTATTGGATGCCTACTGAGTTGAATCAAAAGAATGCAAAGAACATCTTTTTTTCATCTGTTTCGCAATCTTTAGACTCTGATGGAAATTCAGGTGGAAAAAATATGTTTGAGCCAGTCCGTTGTGTGATGGATGCTAACAACACCTTGACTCACTAG